In a genomic window of Bacteroidota bacterium:
- a CDS encoding TlpA family protein disulfide reductase: MIAINTPRHIYFLIILFSITSLCVGQPNHIKIGDTLHLENYQLTALNKSDLQSSKPLVIDFWATWCGPCIAAFPHLNEITSKYENRIQIIALSDEKPDRVNNFIKNNNYAFDYFIDNNKSVFTLFEIDARPLTCLIAPNGVLLWVGDSKNLEPVIDDYLLNNSINPQIATGAFAGKYYKTNQAPKQSNNLMLYQLGYSVDPDDYFVVSQKGPRVDSAINIEYRAVTVSELLQDMLNLPALQFNNTVEKLDTIYIDLIAKSQNPAMTYKVVSEKIKSDLGLMFNFSIATEKKEINLYELKVADTKKLNHYLEPIEGGGMVQIIGDSVVITRLSLEQIAYLLEKKYKTFFSYNGNDMGKYSFTYKNVATIEEMEKQLFELTGIKFEKEMAVKEFITIQ, from the coding sequence ATGATTGCAATAAATACTCCTCGACATATCTATTTCCTGATTATTTTGTTTTCAATAACAAGTTTATGTGTTGGGCAACCGAACCACATTAAAATTGGCGATACCTTACATCTTGAAAATTACCAACTCACTGCTCTGAATAAAAGTGATTTGCAATCAAGCAAACCCTTGGTAATCGATTTTTGGGCAACCTGGTGCGGACCATGTATTGCCGCATTTCCACATTTAAATGAAATAACTTCCAAATATGAAAATCGTATTCAGATAATTGCCTTAAGCGATGAAAAACCGGATCGGGTAAATAATTTTATCAAAAACAATAATTATGCTTTTGATTATTTTATAGATAACAATAAATCGGTTTTCACCTTATTTGAAATTGATGCACGACCACTCACCTGTTTAATAGCTCCAAATGGTGTACTTCTATGGGTTGGAGATAGCAAAAATCTTGAGCCGGTAATTGATGATTATTTACTCAACAATTCCATTAACCCTCAAATTGCAACCGGTGCTTTTGCAGGAAAATATTATAAAACAAACCAAGCGCCTAAACAGTCAAACAACTTAATGTTATATCAACTCGGCTATAGTGTTGATCCGGATGATTATTTTGTGGTTTCACAAAAAGGTCCCCGCGTTGATAGTGCCATTAATATTGAATATCGTGCAGTTACGGTTAGTGAATTACTTCAGGACATGCTCAATTTACCTGCATTACAATTTAATAATACTGTAGAAAAATTAGATACCATTTATATCGACCTCATCGCAAAAAGCCAAAACCCGGCTATGACGTATAAAGTGGTTTCAGAAAAAATTAAATCGGATTTAGGATTGATGTTCAATTTTTCTATTGCTACAGAAAAAAAGGAAATCAATTTATATGAATTAAAAGTTGCAGATACAAAAAAGTTAAATCACTATCTCGAACCAATTGAAGGTGGCGGCATGGTTCAAATTATTGGCGACAGTGTTGTTATTACCCGATTGTCGCTCGAGCAAATTGCTTATCTTCTCGAAAAAAAATATAAAACATTTTTTAGTTATAATGGTAATGACATGGGAAAATATTCATTTACTTATAAAAATGTTGCTACAATTGAAGAAATGGAAAAGCAGTTGTTTGAATTAACGGGAATTAAATTCGAAAAAGAAATGGCTGTAAAAGAATTTATTACGATACAATAA